One stretch of Rathayibacter festucae DSM 15932 DNA includes these proteins:
- a CDS encoding family 43 glycosylhydrolase, giving the protein MTEPTPLREDAFAAPYCDPVFDGPTDPVLVADTLRGEWRLFYTQRRATLDLPGVEWVHGSAIGVAVSSDGGATWRYRGTIPGLDAGLSADLPTLWAPDVVRIGDRWQMFVTRIDGTPCDWTGRATIAQFESDDLETWRLLGEIDLGSERVIDAAVARTGDGRYRLWAKDERRDSRTVVAVSDDPGDPASWRLEGVTVAGRPHEGPKVFPLAGRYWLITDEWRGLAVHHSLNGVGDWRRQHEREGLILTAPERLDGAPIVARHADVVPLDDDRALIVYFTHPGWDGSDLASMPPSAALRRSHVRAAVLTVVDGVLVCAADSVPVE; this is encoded by the coding sequence ATGACCGAGCCGACGCCCCTGCGCGAGGACGCCTTCGCCGCGCCCTACTGCGATCCCGTGTTCGACGGACCGACCGACCCGGTGCTGGTCGCCGACACCCTCCGCGGCGAGTGGCGCCTGTTCTACACCCAGCGCCGCGCGACGCTCGATCTGCCCGGGGTCGAGTGGGTGCACGGCAGCGCGATCGGCGTCGCGGTGTCGAGCGACGGCGGGGCGACCTGGCGGTACCGCGGCACCATCCCCGGCCTCGACGCCGGACTGTCGGCCGACCTGCCCACGCTCTGGGCGCCCGACGTCGTGCGGATCGGGGATCGCTGGCAGATGTTCGTCACCCGGATCGACGGCACCCCCTGCGACTGGACCGGACGGGCGACGATCGCGCAGTTCGAGAGCGACGACCTCGAGACCTGGCGGCTCCTCGGCGAGATCGACCTCGGCTCCGAGCGGGTGATCGACGCCGCCGTCGCGCGCACCGGCGACGGGCGGTACCGGCTCTGGGCGAAGGACGAGCGGCGCGACTCCCGCACCGTCGTCGCCGTCAGCGATGATCCCGGCGACCCGGCGTCCTGGCGGCTCGAGGGCGTCACCGTCGCCGGGCGCCCGCACGAGGGGCCGAAGGTGTTCCCGCTGGCCGGCCGGTACTGGCTGATCACCGACGAGTGGCGCGGGCTGGCCGTGCACCACTCCCTCAACGGCGTCGGCGACTGGCGGCGTCAGCACGAGCGGGAGGGCCTGATCCTGACCGCTCCGGAGCGGCTGGACGGTGCGCCGATCGTCGCCCGGCACGCGGACGTCGTCCCGCTCGACGACGACCGCGCCCTGATCGTCTACTTCACCCACCCCGGCTGGGACGGCAGCGACCTCGCGTCGATGCCGCCGAGCGCCGCGCTGCGCCGCTCGCACGTCCGCGCGGCCGTGCTCACCGTCGTGGACGGCGTGCTGGTCTGCGCCGCCGACAGCGTGCCGGTCGAGTAG
- a CDS encoding ABC transporter ATP-binding protein, with product MREARPSQAPLLLDRRHPGRSALGLLGRYRPRVVVAVLFFAVKDTPLWLLPVVTGAIVDVVVAGGPESTLWLWAGIALLALLQNYPNHVMYTRLYMSAVRQTGTDLRNALAARLQNLSIGFHSRASSSIVQTKVVRDVENIETMYQQVGHPLLSATMVAIGAVVMTAIEVPAFLPVYACAIPLAVLLRAFLGRRSRRSNEQFRREVEHFSARVGEMATLIPITRAHGLEQTAVARVAAGAEGVRSAGYSLDLLNGRFASLSWVSLQLLGIGCLVLAAWVSISGWLPITPGQVVLLSSYFALLTGAMTNLLMLLPVIARGTESIRSIGELLEDPDLEQNEGKARAAQVRGRIRLEDVTYRYGAGNAEAGSGADVASTVGVRSIDLDIEPGRTVAFVGSSGSGKSTMLNLVLGFLRPTGGRILLDGVDAETLDLRTWRRSVSVVPQDSVLFEGSIRDNVAYGLTGVGEERILAALRDANALEFVRELPDGLDAVVGERGARLSGGQRQRIAIARALVRDPRVLLLDEATSALDPESEAAVKEALLRLMRGRTTLVVAHRLSTIRSADTIVVLERGRIVETGSHEELLAAGGRYATLHAVQAGR from the coding sequence GTGAGAGAAGCCCGTCCCTCGCAGGCCCCGCTGCTGCTCGACCGCCGCCACCCCGGCCGCTCCGCCCTCGGGCTGCTCGGCCGCTACCGCCCGCGCGTCGTCGTCGCCGTGCTGTTCTTCGCGGTCAAGGACACCCCGCTCTGGCTGCTCCCGGTGGTCACCGGCGCGATCGTCGACGTCGTCGTCGCCGGCGGCCCGGAGTCGACGCTCTGGCTGTGGGCCGGCATCGCCCTGCTCGCGCTGCTGCAGAACTACCCGAACCACGTGATGTACACCCGGCTCTACATGAGCGCCGTGCGCCAGACCGGCACGGACCTCCGCAACGCGCTCGCGGCCCGCCTGCAGAACCTCTCCATCGGCTTCCACTCCCGCGCCAGCTCGTCGATCGTGCAGACCAAGGTCGTCCGCGACGTCGAGAACATCGAGACGATGTACCAGCAGGTCGGCCACCCGCTGCTCTCCGCGACGATGGTGGCGATCGGCGCGGTCGTGATGACCGCGATCGAGGTGCCCGCGTTCCTCCCGGTCTACGCCTGCGCCATCCCGCTCGCGGTTCTCCTGCGCGCCTTCCTGGGCCGCCGCTCGCGCCGCAGCAACGAGCAGTTCCGCCGCGAGGTGGAGCACTTCTCCGCCCGCGTCGGCGAGATGGCGACGCTCATTCCGATTACCCGCGCGCACGGTCTCGAGCAGACCGCGGTCGCCCGGGTCGCGGCCGGCGCCGAGGGCGTCCGCTCGGCCGGCTACAGCCTCGACCTGCTGAACGGCCGCTTCGCCTCGCTCTCCTGGGTGAGCCTGCAGCTGCTCGGCATCGGCTGCCTGGTGCTCGCCGCCTGGGTCTCGATCAGCGGCTGGCTGCCGATCACGCCCGGCCAGGTCGTGCTCCTGAGCTCCTACTTCGCGCTGCTGACCGGCGCGATGACCAACCTGCTGATGCTGCTGCCCGTCATCGCCCGCGGCACCGAGTCGATCCGCTCGATCGGCGAGCTGCTGGAGGACCCGGACCTGGAGCAGAACGAGGGCAAGGCCCGCGCGGCCCAGGTGCGCGGGCGCATCCGGCTCGAGGACGTGACCTACCGCTACGGCGCGGGGAACGCTGAGGCCGGGAGCGGCGCCGACGTCGCCAGCACCGTCGGCGTCCGGAGCATCGACCTGGACATCGAGCCCGGCCGGACCGTCGCCTTCGTCGGCTCCTCCGGCTCCGGCAAGTCGACGATGCTCAACCTCGTGCTGGGCTTCCTCCGCCCGACCGGCGGCCGCATCCTGCTGGACGGCGTCGACGCCGAGACCCTCGACCTGCGCACCTGGCGCCGCTCCGTCTCGGTCGTGCCGCAGGACTCGGTGCTCTTCGAGGGTTCGATCCGCGACAACGTGGCCTACGGGCTGACCGGCGTCGGGGAGGAGCGGATCCTCGCCGCCCTCCGCGACGCGAACGCCCTGGAGTTCGTCCGCGAGCTGCCGGACGGGCTCGACGCGGTCGTCGGCGAGCGCGGCGCCCGCCTCTCCGGCGGTCAGCGCCAGCGCATCGCCATCGCCCGCGCCCTGGTCCGCGACCCGCGGGTGCTCCTGCTCGACGAGGCGACCAGCGCGCTCGATCCGGAGTCGGAGGCGGCCGTCAAGGAGGCGCTGCTGCGGCTCATGCGCGGCCGCACCACCCTGGTCGTCGCGCACCGGCTGTCGACGATCCGCTCGGCCGACACGATCGTCGTGCTCGAGCGCGGGCGGATCGTCGAGACCGGCAGCCACGAGGAGCTGCTCGCGGCAGGCGGGCGCTACGCGACGCTGCACGCGGTGCAGGCGGGGCGCTGA
- a CDS encoding acyl-CoA dehydrogenase family protein produces the protein MSGAGHLSASGHGSGIGRSGLAEAQAVFRPVFEEIAAGAVQRELDRELPFEPIARLRAARFGGLRVPVEHGGRGLSLRETASLLIELATADSNVAQALRGHFAFVEDQLSFAPSSARDGWLHRLAAGELVGNAWSEIGTAAVGVTQTTLTRRGDELVVNGTKYYSTGTIFADWTDVVVRREDGTDTAVVVRVDQPGVVATDDWSGFGQRLSGSGTTVFTDALVEPEHVFASVLRAPHQTPFFQLELLAVLAGIAAAVERDAVAAVRTRSRVYSHGLADHGRDDAQIQEVVGAISAIAFGARAAVLVAAEAVGEAAADPSLVPAAGAEVYRAQVLLTESVPRAATLLFDALGSSGVATGAALDRHWRNARTVGAHNPVIYKQRIVGEWALNGTPPPLAWSIGVGRPQG, from the coding sequence ATGAGCGGCGCCGGACACCTGAGCGCCTCCGGACACGGGAGCGGCATCGGACGGTCGGGCCTCGCGGAGGCGCAGGCCGTGTTCCGCCCGGTCTTCGAGGAGATCGCGGCGGGCGCCGTCCAGCGCGAGCTCGACCGCGAGCTGCCCTTCGAGCCGATCGCGCGACTGCGCGCGGCCCGCTTCGGCGGCCTGCGGGTGCCGGTCGAGCACGGCGGCCGCGGGCTCTCGCTGCGCGAGACCGCGTCGCTCCTGATCGAGCTCGCGACGGCGGACTCCAACGTTGCGCAGGCGCTCCGCGGTCACTTCGCCTTCGTCGAGGACCAGCTGTCCTTCGCGCCGTCGTCGGCGCGCGACGGCTGGCTGCACCGGCTCGCGGCGGGCGAGCTGGTCGGCAACGCCTGGAGTGAGATCGGCACGGCCGCGGTCGGCGTCACGCAGACCACGCTCACCCGCCGGGGCGATGAGCTGGTCGTGAACGGCACCAAGTACTACTCCACCGGCACGATCTTCGCGGACTGGACCGACGTCGTCGTGCGCCGCGAGGACGGCACGGACACCGCCGTGGTGGTGCGCGTCGACCAGCCGGGCGTGGTCGCGACCGACGACTGGTCGGGCTTCGGCCAGCGGCTCTCCGGCAGCGGCACCACCGTCTTCACCGACGCGCTCGTCGAGCCGGAGCACGTCTTCGCCTCCGTCCTGAGGGCGCCGCACCAGACGCCGTTCTTCCAGCTCGAGCTGCTCGCGGTGCTCGCCGGGATCGCCGCCGCGGTCGAGCGCGATGCGGTCGCGGCCGTCCGCACCCGCTCGCGGGTCTACAGCCACGGCCTGGCCGATCACGGCCGGGACGACGCGCAGATCCAGGAGGTCGTCGGCGCGATCTCGGCGATCGCCTTCGGCGCCCGTGCCGCGGTGCTGGTCGCGGCGGAGGCCGTCGGCGAGGCGGCAGCGGATCCGTCACTGGTGCCCGCGGCCGGCGCCGAGGTGTACCGGGCGCAGGTGCTGCTCACCGAGTCGGTGCCGCGCGCCGCGACCCTGCTCTTCGACGCGCTCGGCTCCTCCGGGGTCGCGACGGGAGCCGCGCTCGACCGGCACTGGCGCAACGCGCGCACGGTCGGCGCGCACAACCCGGTGATCTACAAGCAGCGGATCGTCGGCGAGTGGGCCCTGAACGGCACGCCGCCGCCGCTCGCCTGGTCGATCGGCGTCGGGCGGCCGCAGGGCTGA
- a CDS encoding acyl-CoA dehydrogenase family protein encodes MSPTATAPTSPESRAERPRSHWDRVATAAEHAHWDAVASGVAEILAADVLERDRGNLDPTTELEPLRSSGLVNLLDPAEYGGGGAVWSTAFRVIRILAAADASLAQILLYHYVNSANIAFSAPESERERFYRATIEGRWLWGDSVNPVDPDLELTPRGDGFELNGLKRFSTGVSSGDAVLVNAVIAGGDRSGETLTFVLPRDRAGIEPLGDWDFLGQRQSASGSVRFTGVRVDASEILGALVDEPFATLITPSIQLGFGNLYLGIAQGALAKGRGLTLGRKNSWFLSGVETYAQDPFVRRLYGELVAHTAAAEALADRVGALHDAEVARGAAVTAESRAAQAIEIAKVKIVTDALALDVTTRIYEATGSSSAKSSIGLDLYWRNVRTHSLHDPVDYKKLEVGANYLTGDVQPLSLYT; translated from the coding sequence ATGAGCCCGACCGCCACTGCCCCGACCAGCCCCGAGTCCCGCGCCGAGCGTCCGCGCTCGCACTGGGACCGCGTCGCGACCGCCGCCGAGCACGCGCACTGGGACGCCGTCGCGTCCGGCGTCGCCGAGATCCTCGCGGCCGACGTCCTCGAGCGCGACCGCGGCAACCTCGACCCGACCACCGAGCTCGAGCCGCTGCGCTCCTCGGGCCTCGTGAACCTGCTCGACCCGGCCGAGTACGGCGGCGGCGGCGCGGTCTGGAGCACGGCGTTCCGGGTGATCCGGATCCTCGCCGCGGCGGACGCCTCGCTCGCGCAGATCCTGCTGTACCACTACGTCAACTCCGCCAACATCGCGTTCTCGGCGCCGGAGTCGGAGCGCGAGCGGTTCTACCGCGCGACGATCGAGGGCCGGTGGCTCTGGGGTGACTCGGTGAACCCGGTCGATCCCGATCTCGAGCTGACGCCGCGCGGCGACGGCTTCGAGCTGAACGGGCTGAAGCGCTTCTCGACCGGCGTCTCCTCGGGGGACGCGGTGCTGGTCAACGCGGTGATCGCCGGGGGCGACCGCTCCGGCGAGACGCTGACCTTCGTGCTCCCCCGCGACCGCGCGGGCATCGAGCCGCTCGGCGACTGGGACTTCCTCGGCCAGCGGCAGAGCGCCTCCGGGTCCGTCCGCTTCACCGGCGTGCGGGTGGATGCGTCCGAGATCCTCGGTGCGCTGGTCGACGAGCCGTTCGCGACGCTGATCACGCCGTCGATCCAGCTCGGCTTCGGCAACCTCTACCTCGGCATCGCCCAGGGCGCGCTGGCGAAGGGCCGGGGGCTGACCCTCGGCCGGAAGAACTCCTGGTTCCTCTCGGGCGTCGAGACCTATGCGCAGGATCCGTTCGTGCGCCGCCTCTACGGCGAGCTGGTCGCGCACACGGCCGCCGCGGAGGCGCTGGCCGACCGCGTCGGCGCGCTGCACGACGCCGAGGTCGCCCGCGGCGCGGCGGTGACCGCCGAGTCGCGCGCCGCCCAGGCGATCGAGATCGCGAAGGTGAAGATCGTGACGGACGCGCTCGCGCTCGACGTGACGACCCGGATCTACGAGGCGACCGGCTCCTCCTCCGCGAAGAGCTCGATCGGGCTCGACCTCTACTGGCGGAACGTCCGCACCCACTCGCTGCACGACCCCGTCGACTACAAGAAGCTCGAGGTCGGCGCGAACTACCTGACCGGCGACGTCCAGCCGCTCTCCCTGTACACATGA
- a CDS encoding LLM class flavin-dependent oxidoreductase produces the protein MASRIVLNAFDMTCVGHQAPGLWRHPDSQADRYNDLEYWIDLARTLERGTFDALFLADVLGVYDVYRGSVGPALIDSAQVPVNDPLLQIPAMAAATKHLGFGVTISPTYEQPYALARRLSTLDHLTKGRIGWNVVTSYLDSAAQNLGLERQIPHDERYDIAEEFLDVSYKLWEGSWEEGAVLRDRERGVFTDPRKVHPIGHSGTHYRVPGIHLSEPSPQRTPVIFQAGASPRGIDFSAKHGEAVFINAIRPELTRRTTDAIRDAAEKHGRARTDPKILILATVIVAETDAEAQAKYADFKTYSSREGALAFYGGWAGLDLSQFPADVPLDYVDTDAVRSALSIFTKADPDRAWTPDDVAEYLGIGGIGPVIVGSPSTVADELERWVDVAGIDGFNLAYVVTPGTFEDFVDLAVPELRRRGRVWEEYEGATLREYLQGPGSARVKDSHPAAAYRGAYTGSPSAADGLPDSVLSVLPALDPEPVR, from the coding sequence ATGGCGTCCCGCATCGTCCTCAACGCCTTCGACATGACCTGTGTCGGACACCAGGCGCCCGGCCTCTGGCGGCACCCCGACTCGCAGGCCGACCGCTACAACGACCTCGAGTACTGGATCGACCTCGCGAGGACTCTCGAGCGCGGCACCTTCGATGCGCTCTTCCTCGCCGACGTGCTCGGCGTCTACGACGTCTACCGCGGCTCCGTCGGCCCCGCGCTGATCGACTCCGCGCAGGTCCCGGTCAACGACCCGCTGCTGCAGATCCCCGCGATGGCCGCCGCCACGAAGCACCTCGGCTTCGGCGTCACCATCTCGCCGACCTACGAGCAGCCGTACGCCCTCGCGCGCCGGCTCTCCACGCTCGACCACCTGACCAAGGGGCGGATCGGCTGGAACGTCGTCACCTCGTACCTCGACAGTGCCGCGCAGAACCTCGGCCTCGAGCGGCAGATCCCGCACGACGAGCGCTACGACATCGCCGAGGAGTTCCTCGACGTCAGCTACAAGCTCTGGGAGGGCTCCTGGGAGGAGGGCGCGGTGCTGCGCGACCGCGAGCGCGGCGTCTTCACCGACCCGCGAAAGGTGCACCCGATCGGCCACTCCGGCACCCACTACCGGGTGCCGGGCATCCACCTCTCCGAGCCGTCGCCGCAGCGGACGCCGGTGATCTTCCAGGCGGGGGCCTCGCCGCGCGGCATCGACTTCTCGGCGAAGCACGGCGAGGCCGTCTTCATCAACGCGATCCGGCCGGAGCTGACCCGGCGGACCACCGACGCCATCCGGGACGCCGCGGAGAAGCACGGCCGCGCGCGCACCGACCCGAAGATCCTCATCCTCGCGACCGTGATCGTCGCCGAGACGGATGCCGAGGCGCAGGCCAAGTACGCCGACTTCAAGACGTACTCGTCCCGCGAGGGGGCGCTCGCGTTCTACGGCGGCTGGGCTGGGCTCGACCTGTCGCAGTTCCCCGCGGACGTGCCGCTCGACTACGTCGACACCGATGCGGTGCGCAGCGCCCTCTCGATCTTCACGAAGGCGGACCCCGACCGCGCCTGGACCCCGGACGACGTCGCGGAGTACCTCGGCATCGGCGGCATCGGCCCGGTGATCGTCGGCTCGCCGAGCACCGTCGCGGACGAGCTGGAGCGCTGGGTCGACGTCGCCGGGATCGACGGCTTCAACCTCGCCTACGTGGTCACCCCCGGCACCTTCGAGGACTTCGTCGACCTCGCCGTGCCCGAGCTGCGCCGGCGCGGCCGGGTCTGGGAGGAGTACGAGGGCGCGACCCTGCGCGAGTACCTCCAGGGCCCGGGCAGCGCCCGCGTGAAGGACTCGCACCCCGCCGCCGCCTACCGCGGCGCGTACACCGGCTCGCCCAGCGCCGCCGACGGACTGCCCGACAGCGTCCTCTCCGTTCTGCCCGCCCTCGACCCGGAGCCCGTCCGATGA